Proteins from a single region of Runella sp. SP2:
- a CDS encoding sugar phosphate isomerase/epimerase, with the protein MQITRRQTLSLLTATTGMSMLPENSQAVEPAKSASFVPCLNMSTIRGQKLGYVKELETASKAGFRSVEIWMDTLQEFIKNGNSPAQARKVASDLGIKLENAIGFAAWIVDDETARVKGVDQLKREMELLAEVGCMRVATPPVGAQAPQAPRIDLQKAAERYRTILEISDQTKVIPQLELWGFSKNLNKLSEVMYVAVESGHPSARLLLDVYHLFKGGSSLDTLKLVGKPGVEIFHINDYPANFPKETIVDADRVYPGDGIAPIGQILKTIKNPERPIVLSLEVFNKTYYAQNALEVAKMGLAKINKVIAGI; encoded by the coding sequence ATGCAAATTACCCGTCGTCAGACTTTGTCTTTACTCACCGCTACCACAGGAATGAGTATGCTGCCAGAAAATTCGCAAGCCGTTGAGCCTGCCAAATCAGCCTCTTTTGTGCCTTGCCTGAACATGAGCACCATTCGAGGACAAAAATTAGGATACGTCAAAGAACTAGAAACGGCTTCTAAGGCAGGGTTTCGTTCGGTTGAAATTTGGATGGATACCCTCCAAGAATTTATAAAAAACGGGAATAGCCCTGCACAAGCCCGAAAAGTCGCGTCGGATTTAGGCATAAAGCTCGAAAATGCCATTGGTTTTGCGGCTTGGATTGTTGACGACGAAACCGCAAGAGTCAAAGGCGTGGACCAACTCAAACGTGAAATGGAGCTGTTGGCAGAAGTTGGCTGTATGCGCGTAGCAACCCCACCCGTTGGAGCTCAAGCACCGCAAGCCCCTCGTATCGATCTTCAAAAAGCGGCCGAACGCTACCGTACCATTCTTGAAATAAGTGACCAAACCAAAGTAATTCCGCAACTGGAACTGTGGGGCTTTTCCAAAAACCTCAACAAACTCAGTGAAGTGATGTACGTGGCAGTAGAAAGTGGCCATCCGTCGGCGCGGTTGTTGTTGGATGTATATCATTTGTTCAAAGGTGGTTCAAGTTTGGATACCCTCAAGTTGGTAGGGAAACCTGGCGTTGAAATATTCCACATCAATGATTATCCCGCAAATTTCCCGAAAGAAACCATTGTCGATGCCGACCGCGTGTATCCAGGCGATGGGATTGCGCCCATTGGGCAAATTTTAAAGACCATCAAAAACCCAGAGCGACCCATTGTGCTTTCGTTGGAAGTATTTAACAAGACCTATTATGCCCAAAATGCCCTTGAAGTTGCTAAAATGGGCTTGGCAAAAATCAATAAAGTCATCGCGGGGATTTGA